One genomic segment of Streptomyces sp. TLI_146 includes these proteins:
- a CDS encoding VanZ family protein, whose product MAVRILIMVVAIAALAAFSAVLAELTLTPSPASRDIAGSNLRPGHSLREYADDYTFLAACRQVGGNLLLGVPFGLILPVLVRRRLRAVRVLLYTVVVMVFIELAQGALVEGRAFDVDDVLLNTSGALLGYVLLGRRMGRGFHHLGERRREGTKPSRVWRFGERRAAAPRR is encoded by the coding sequence ATGGCCGTTCGGATTCTGATCATGGTGGTGGCGATCGCCGCGCTGGCGGCGTTCTCCGCCGTCCTCGCCGAGTTGACCCTCACCCCGTCGCCCGCCTCGCGCGACATCGCGGGGTCCAACCTGCGGCCGGGCCACTCGCTGCGCGAGTACGCCGACGACTACACCTTCCTCGCCGCCTGCCGGCAGGTCGGCGGCAATCTGCTGCTCGGCGTGCCCTTCGGGCTGATCCTGCCGGTGCTGGTGCGCCGACGGCTGCGGGCGGTGCGGGTGCTGCTGTACACGGTCGTCGTGATGGTCTTCATCGAGCTGGCGCAGGGGGCGCTCGTCGAGGGGCGCGCGTTCGACGTGGACGACGTGCTGCTCAACACGTCCGGGGCGCTGCTCGGCTATGTGCTGCTCGGCCGCCGTATGGGACGCGGCTTCCACCACCTCGGGGAGCGGCGGCGCGAGGGCACCAAGCCGAGCCGGGTGTGGCGCTTCGGCGAACGCCGGGCCGCCGCACCGCGCCGCTGA
- a CDS encoding VOC family protein, with protein sequence MLSTDFVTGAPNWLDLGSPDTKAAAAFYTGVFGWDFQSAGPEAGGYGFFQKDGKTVAALGPLTEEGAGPAWTVYFQTPDADATAKAVEQAGGTVRVAPFDVMDAGRMACLTDPGGAEFSVWQPAATKGLEATSEDNTLLWAELHAPDVPAALSFYRSLFGWRSQEMEAPGMTYTVLSTAEGDQENASFGGLAPLQEGMEPRWIPYFCVADADATADRAQSNGGSVIMPAADVPDVGRIAWLADPHGAPFAILKPDPRHG encoded by the coding sequence ATGCTCAGTACCGACTTCGTCACCGGCGCACCCAACTGGCTCGACCTCGGCAGCCCCGACACCAAGGCCGCGGCCGCGTTCTACACCGGCGTCTTCGGGTGGGACTTCCAGTCCGCGGGCCCCGAGGCCGGCGGGTACGGCTTCTTCCAGAAGGACGGCAAGACGGTCGCCGCCCTGGGTCCGCTCACCGAGGAGGGCGCCGGCCCGGCCTGGACGGTGTACTTCCAGACGCCGGACGCGGACGCCACCGCCAAGGCGGTCGAGCAGGCCGGCGGGACCGTGCGGGTGGCGCCCTTCGACGTCATGGACGCGGGCCGGATGGCGTGTCTGACCGACCCGGGCGGCGCCGAGTTCTCCGTCTGGCAGCCCGCCGCGACGAAGGGCCTCGAAGCGACGTCCGAGGACAACACGCTGCTCTGGGCCGAGCTGCACGCCCCTGACGTACCGGCCGCGCTGTCCTTCTACCGCTCCCTGTTCGGCTGGCGCTCGCAGGAGATGGAGGCGCCCGGTATGACGTACACGGTGCTGTCCACCGCCGAGGGCGACCAGGAGAACGCCTCGTTCGGCGGCCTCGCCCCGCTCCAGGAGGGCATGGAACCGCGGTGGATCCCGTACTTCTGCGTGGCCGACGCGGACGCCACGGCCGACCGGGCGCAGTCGAACGGCGGCTCGGTCATCATGCCCGCGGCGGACGTGCCGGACGTCGGCCGGATCGCCTGGCTCGCCGACCCGCACGGCGCCCCCTTCGCCATCCTCAAGCCCGACCCCCGGCACGGCTGA
- a CDS encoding MFS transporter, with amino-acid sequence MPQLTGDEPLPGRSPALWRDRDFDVFWAAQTLSVVGDSFALIALPLLVLHATGSVAQMGLLTGAAGAAAVGAGVFAGVVVDRLDRRKLLIACDLVRLVLYALIPLVWAFGPQIWLLYVVLPLAEAVGMLFSVTYVTAVRALVPAERITEANGRLNATAAAAGVVGPLLAGVVAAWVGPAAAVAVDAVSFGVSALCLSFVRFKGRTEPSGDAAPGPRRESLGKEFAAGVSFLRRHPVLRSLTVLLSAFSFLTLGLNDLIIYHLKHDLGQGDGAVGTVFAVGALGTVVGALMVARIRHRLGFGGTWISGVAVCGLALAAIGSAGSVAGIAALTAAFLGCASVSGTCSMSLRQEVTPDHLLGRVTSAFWTIHYSAAPIGAAVLTWAAQRYGTGSVCLVAGACCLLTGVLALFTPVRARRPEQAGPVAGGPVLSGPGQESARSGSCRDD; translated from the coding sequence ATGCCTCAACTCACCGGTGACGAGCCCCTGCCCGGCCGTTCGCCCGCGCTGTGGCGCGACCGCGACTTCGACGTCTTCTGGGCCGCGCAGACCCTCTCCGTCGTCGGTGACTCGTTCGCCCTGATCGCCCTGCCGCTGCTTGTGCTGCACGCGACGGGCTCGGTCGCGCAGATGGGCCTGCTGACCGGCGCCGCGGGCGCGGCCGCGGTCGGCGCGGGGGTGTTCGCGGGGGTCGTGGTCGACCGCCTCGACCGCAGGAAGCTGCTGATCGCGTGCGACCTCGTCCGCCTCGTGCTGTACGCGCTGATACCGCTGGTGTGGGCGTTCGGCCCGCAGATCTGGCTGCTGTACGTGGTGCTTCCGCTGGCCGAGGCCGTCGGGATGCTGTTCTCCGTCACCTACGTCACCGCCGTACGGGCGCTGGTGCCGGCAGAGCGCATCACCGAGGCCAACGGCAGGCTGAACGCGACGGCCGCCGCGGCCGGGGTCGTGGGGCCGCTGCTCGCGGGTGTGGTGGCGGCCTGGGTGGGCCCGGCGGCGGCCGTCGCCGTGGACGCGGTGAGCTTCGGGGTGTCGGCCCTCTGTCTGAGCTTCGTACGGTTCAAGGGCCGGACCGAGCCGTCCGGTGACGCGGCGCCGGGGCCGCGGCGGGAGTCGCTGGGCAAGGAGTTCGCCGCCGGGGTGTCGTTCCTGCGGCGGCATCCGGTGCTGCGGAGCCTGACCGTCCTGCTGTCGGCCTTCAGCTTTCTGACGCTCGGCCTCAACGACCTGATCATTTATCACCTCAAGCACGACCTCGGCCAGGGCGACGGCGCGGTCGGCACCGTCTTCGCCGTGGGCGCTCTGGGCACGGTCGTCGGCGCGCTGATGGTCGCCCGGATCCGTCACCGGCTCGGCTTCGGCGGGACCTGGATCAGCGGTGTCGCGGTCTGTGGGCTCGCCCTGGCGGCGATCGGCTCGGCCGGGAGCGTGGCGGGCATCGCCGCGCTGACCGCCGCGTTCCTCGGCTGCGCCAGTGTGTCCGGGACCTGCTCGATGTCGCTGCGTCAGGAAGTGACCCCGGACCATCTGCTCGGCCGGGTCACCTCCGCCTTCTGGACCATCCACTACTCGGCGGCCCCCATCGGCGCGGCCGTCCTCACCTGGGCCGCACAGCGCTACGGCACGGGGTCGGTGTGCCTGGTGGCCGGGGCGTGCTGTCTGCTCACCGGGGTGCTGGCGCTGTTCACCCCGGTCCGCGCGCGCCGCCCCGAACAGGCCGGACCGGTCGCGGGCGGCCCCGTCCTGAGCGGGCCCGGCCAGGAGTCGGCCCGTAGCGGATCATGCCGGGATGACTGA
- a CDS encoding serine/threonine-protein kinase encodes MGGEHGVDLSGSGAEPLAPDDPRQIGSFPLVGRLGSGGMGRVYLGVASGRYTAVKQVLPILAEDQDFLRHFGHELDNLGRLPTGVSASLLATDRTARPPWFATEYVPGLTLDAAVELHGGSLPREALWRLLGDAAAALGAVHAREIVHRDLKPSNVMLTLDGLTLIDFGIARAADQSRLTQTGMVIGTLAYMAPEQAAGSVRLTGAADVFSLGCLVVYAATGRPPFGEGAGHAQLYRIVHEEPDLEPVRRVDADLADLLERCLAKNPAARPAASDLADLAREKAPSGSVEWPSAIAEQLSERAAFAAKVPDLAEFTRSTVNLRPAAGPEVGVVQDAPAPKKPRERRPRVLLAVVPAVVVVSGTVIGVSLMPYGSDTRGADRPATGASSPAAHSAGQSGGAASAQPNRSGTPSSPAPSASSGPSGAASSGPGASGSSGTTAAPPGSGPRPGGAAGGSAAGGSGSGGGTPAGGGTRTNRPPADPPAQTGGSTIGSPGTYRVKNVSNSQCLSAGGTSASYGPCESTASYAWTFKYASDGSFQLINRGSGYCLVGGSDFGGGGGFTGYATTFPCGQTAGGQHWRIGTRTSSGSTIKNTSSGDCLEVGSNGAMVTPCDSTQHAQLWVSGGAAS; translated from the coding sequence GTGGGCGGGGAACATGGTGTCGATCTGAGTGGCAGTGGAGCGGAGCCGCTCGCGCCGGACGACCCACGGCAGATCGGCTCGTTCCCGCTGGTCGGAAGGCTCGGTTCCGGTGGCATGGGGCGGGTGTACCTCGGGGTGGCCTCGGGCCGTTACACCGCCGTCAAGCAGGTCCTCCCGATCCTGGCCGAGGACCAGGACTTCCTGCGGCACTTCGGGCACGAACTCGACAACCTGGGCAGGCTGCCCACCGGTGTCAGCGCGTCGCTGCTCGCCACCGACCGCACCGCGCGGCCGCCGTGGTTCGCCACCGAGTACGTGCCCGGACTGACCCTGGACGCGGCGGTCGAGCTGCACGGCGGGTCGCTGCCACGGGAGGCGCTCTGGCGGCTGCTGGGGGACGCCGCGGCCGCCCTGGGCGCCGTGCACGCGCGCGAGATCGTCCACCGGGACCTCAAGCCCTCCAACGTGATGCTCACCCTGGACGGCCTCACCCTGATCGACTTCGGGATCGCCCGGGCCGCCGACCAGAGCAGGCTGACCCAGACCGGCATGGTCATCGGGACGCTCGCCTACATGGCACCCGAACAGGCCGCGGGCAGCGTCCGGTTGACGGGCGCCGCCGATGTGTTCTCCCTCGGCTGCCTGGTCGTGTACGCGGCGACGGGACGGCCGCCGTTCGGGGAGGGCGCCGGGCACGCCCAGCTGTACCGCATCGTGCACGAGGAGCCCGACCTCGAACCGGTGCGCCGCGTCGACGCCGACCTCGCGGACCTGCTGGAGCGGTGTCTGGCGAAGAACCCCGCGGCCCGGCCCGCCGCGTCCGACCTGGCCGATCTCGCCCGGGAGAAGGCGCCGTCCGGCTCCGTCGAGTGGCCGTCGGCCATCGCCGAACAGCTGTCCGAGCGGGCCGCGTTCGCCGCGAAGGTGCCGGACCTCGCCGAGTTCACCCGGTCCACGGTCAACCTCCGTCCCGCCGCCGGACCGGAGGTGGGCGTGGTGCAGGACGCGCCCGCCCCGAAGAAGCCGCGTGAGCGCCGCCCCCGCGTGCTGCTCGCCGTGGTCCCGGCGGTGGTCGTCGTGAGCGGTACGGTCATCGGTGTCAGCCTCATGCCGTACGGCTCCGACACCCGCGGCGCGGACCGGCCCGCCACCGGGGCGTCGTCCCCCGCCGCGCACTCCGCCGGGCAGTCCGGGGGAGCGGCTTCGGCGCAGCCGAACCGCTCGGGCACTCCGTCGTCGCCCGCCCCCAGTGCCTCCTCGGGCCCGTCGGGCGCGGCTTCCTCGGGACCCGGGGCTTCGGGATCCTCCGGCACCACCGCCGCACCCCCGGGATCCGGCCCGCGCCCGGGCGGCGCGGCGGGCGGCTCCGCTGCGGGCGGCTCGGGCTCGGGCGGCGGCACACCGGCCGGCGGCGGCACCCGTACGAACCGTCCCCCGGCCGATCCGCCCGCCCAGACCGGCGGCTCGACGATCGGCTCGCCGGGCACCTACCGCGTCAAGAACGTCTCCAACAGCCAGTGCCTGAGCGCCGGCGGCACCAGCGCCTCGTACGGACCCTGCGAGTCCACCGCGTCGTACGCGTGGACCTTCAAGTACGCCTCCGACGGCTCCTTCCAGCTGATCAACCGGGGCAGCGGTTACTGCCTCGTGGGCGGCAGCGACTTCGGAGGCGGCGGCGGTTTCACCGGCTACGCCACCACGTTCCCCTGCGGCCAGACCGCCGGCGGCCAGCACTGGCGGATCGGCACCCGCACGTCGTCCGGCAGCACCATCAAGAACACGTCGAGCGGTGACTGCCTCGAAGTGGGCAGCAACGGCGCGATGGTGACCCCGTGCGACTCCACCCAGCACGCCCAGCTGTGGGTCAGCGGCGGGGCCGCCTCGTGA
- a CDS encoding DUF1918 domain-containing protein: MRATEGDQLVQHGRVVGQHDKTGEIVQVLGENGTPPYRVRFPDGHESIMSPGPDCAVRSAPGSRKGQW; encoded by the coding sequence ATGCGAGCGACCGAGGGTGACCAGCTGGTGCAGCACGGCAGAGTCGTGGGCCAGCACGACAAGACGGGTGAGATCGTCCAGGTCCTGGGCGAGAACGGCACACCGCCCTACCGGGTCCGCTTCCCGGACGGCCATGAGTCGATCATGTCGCCGGGCCCCGACTGCGCGGTGCGGTCGGCGCCGGGATCCAGGAAGGGGCAGTGGTAG
- a CDS encoding NAD(P)H-binding protein: MTTLVIGARGSVGRQVLDQLLTLGEPVRASARDPRTADLPAGVPVVPADLTRPDTLPAALDGVRRVFVYATAGVADFAVAARAAGVEHVVALSSGSVLLPYAHGNVIAEEHRAMERALAASGLRWTPIRPLVLANNALTWSYSIRTEGVARMLHPEAATAPIHERDVAAAAVAALTGRAKSGVSDLLTGGELLSQRRQAELIGEAAGRSVRIEELTEARARREFERFGSPAAAASIVEFIVAAARGGSPATGTARRILGRPPLPFARWAADHAATFARPGTHG; this comes from the coding sequence ATGACCACGCTGGTGATCGGGGCTCGCGGAAGCGTCGGACGGCAGGTGCTCGACCAGCTGCTCACCCTCGGCGAGCCGGTCCGGGCGTCGGCACGCGATCCGCGGACCGCGGACCTGCCCGCCGGTGTCCCGGTCGTCCCGGCCGACCTCACCAGGCCGGATACGCTCCCGGCCGCGCTCGACGGCGTACGCCGGGTGTTCGTGTACGCCACGGCGGGCGTGGCCGACTTCGCCGTCGCGGCCCGCGCCGCGGGCGTCGAGCACGTGGTGGCCCTCTCTTCCGGGAGCGTGCTCCTGCCGTACGCGCACGGCAACGTGATCGCGGAGGAGCACCGGGCGATGGAGCGGGCGCTCGCCGCCTCCGGCCTGCGCTGGACGCCGATCCGTCCACTCGTCCTCGCGAACAACGCGCTGACCTGGTCGTACTCGATCCGCACGGAGGGCGTGGCCCGGATGCTGCACCCGGAGGCGGCCACGGCGCCGATCCACGAGCGCGATGTCGCCGCGGCGGCGGTCGCCGCGCTGACCGGCCGCGCAAAGAGCGGGGTCAGCGACCTGCTGACCGGCGGCGAGCTGCTGTCGCAGCGCCGCCAGGCCGAGCTGATCGGCGAGGCCGCCGGACGGTCGGTGCGGATCGAGGAGCTCACCGAGGCGCGGGCCCGGCGGGAGTTCGAGCGGTTCGGGTCGCCCGCGGCCGCCGCCTCGATCGTGGAGTTCATCGTCGCCGCCGCCCGGGGCGGCTCTCCGGCGACGGGCACCGCGCGGCGCATCCTCGGACGGCCGCCGCTGCCGTTCGCACGGTGGGCGGCCGACCACGCGGCCACGTTCGCCCGACCAGGGACCCATGGGTGA
- a CDS encoding cation:proton antiporter, with product MSHTGTLILIMAIAVLAPLIAYAAGRWAPVPVAVFEILLGVLIGPDVLDWAEKDQLIDVLSRLGLSMLIFLAGYEIDFDAVRGDTLRRAVWAWLITLGLALGIAFALTGGAADKSFVIGTALTSTALGAVLPILRDSGSLRGRFGTVVMAFGAVGEFGPIIAMAVLLSGRGPGRAGAVLIAFAAVTAAAVFWALRPRPPWFSRIIARTLHSSGQFAVRFVMLLLACMLGLSAAFGLDSLLGAFAAGLFTRLILVGAAPEHSGDILGKIEAMGFGFLVPIFFIVTGIEFDLSALLHGGRPLALVPAFLVLFLLVRGAPALLLAPNDLARRDRAALALYCATCLPLVVAITTIGIDDGTLGADEGAALVGAAILSVLILPLVALRIRAAGAGERQRAEVSESW from the coding sequence ATGTCGCACACCGGGACGCTCATCCTGATCATGGCCATCGCGGTCCTCGCGCCCCTGATCGCGTACGCCGCCGGCCGCTGGGCTCCCGTGCCGGTAGCCGTCTTCGAGATCCTGCTCGGTGTCCTCATCGGCCCGGACGTCCTGGACTGGGCCGAGAAGGACCAGCTCATCGACGTGCTCTCGCGCCTCGGTCTGTCCATGCTGATCTTCCTGGCGGGTTACGAGATCGACTTCGACGCCGTGCGCGGCGACACCCTGCGCCGGGCGGTGTGGGCCTGGCTGATCACGCTCGGCCTGGCCCTCGGCATCGCCTTCGCGCTGACCGGCGGCGCCGCCGACAAGAGCTTCGTCATCGGCACCGCCCTCACCAGCACCGCCCTCGGGGCCGTCCTGCCCATCCTGCGCGACTCCGGCAGCCTGCGCGGGCGCTTCGGCACCGTGGTGATGGCCTTCGGCGCGGTCGGCGAGTTCGGCCCGATCATCGCGATGGCCGTCCTGCTCAGCGGGCGCGGTCCCGGGCGGGCCGGTGCCGTGCTGATCGCGTTCGCCGCCGTCACCGCCGCGGCCGTCTTCTGGGCCCTGCGGCCACGGCCGCCCTGGTTCTCCCGGATCATCGCCAGGACCCTGCACAGCAGCGGCCAGTTCGCCGTCCGCTTCGTCATGCTGCTGCTCGCCTGCATGCTCGGGCTCTCGGCCGCCTTCGGGCTGGACTCCCTGCTCGGCGCGTTCGCCGCCGGGCTGTTCACCCGGCTCATCCTCGTCGGCGCGGCGCCCGAGCACAGCGGCGACATCCTCGGCAAGATCGAGGCGATGGGCTTCGGCTTCCTCGTACCGATCTTCTTCATCGTCACCGGCATCGAATTCGACCTGTCCGCCCTCCTCCACGGCGGCCGGCCGCTCGCCCTGGTCCCCGCCTTCCTCGTCCTCTTCCTGCTCGTACGCGGCGCCCCCGCCCTCCTCCTCGCGCCGAACGACCTCGCGCGCCGCGACCGCGCCGCCCTCGCCCTGTACTGCGCCACCTGCCTGCCCCTCGTCGTCGCCATCACCACCATCGGCATCGACGACGGCACGCTCGGCGCCGACGAGGGCGCGGCGCTCGTCGGCGCGGCCATCCTGTCCGTACTGATCCTGCCGCTCGTCGCCCTGCGCATCCGGGCGGCGGGAGCCGGGGAGCGGCAGCGGGCCGAGGTGTCGGAGTCCTGGTGA